CCCGATTGGAAACGGTATTCCCGGCCCCATCTACCGACAGATGTACACGCACTACCAGGAGGCCGCGCAAGCGCGGCGCAACACACCATGAGCCTGAAACCGACCCAACCCAATGCTGGTGAACCCACCGGCAACAAGCTCGAAGACCTGCTGACCTTCCCGGCGGTGATCCCGGTCAAGGCCGTCAGCCTGAAAGGCGCAGACGCGGCCGAGTTCGAGGCTGCGGTGGTCGCCGTCACCGTCACCCATGTGCCGGGCTTCGCCGGCGGCGAACTGGTGACGATCCGCGCGTCGAGCTCGGGCTCTTACTACTCGGCAACGCTCAGCGTCACCTTCGACAGCGCAGACCAGTTCCGCCAGCTCGATGCCGCACTGCGCGCGCATCCGCACGTGCAGCTGGTGCTGTAAGGC
This region of Chitinolyticbacter meiyuanensis genomic DNA includes:
- a CDS encoding DUF493 family protein; this translates as MSLKPTQPNAGEPTGNKLEDLLTFPAVIPVKAVSLKGADAAEFEAAVVAVTVTHVPGFAGGELVTIRASSSGSYYSATLSVTFDSADQFRQLDAALRAHPHVQLVL